agatagaggcaagaagatcaggagttaaAAGTAACCCTCAACTACATGGTGAAAATTTGTCTAAAAAGATACCTTGTCAATGGATGAGCTCACATCCAGAGAGAGTGAGAATTAGTACTCAGCATATGCATTTGGGGTGGGTTTAGTATGGGCAGGCACAATTCAGTTCATGGTACACATTGACATAAGCATTCATCATGATCCCTGGCTccacacaaagtaaaatataattttaaattaattaattaagtatATACATTAATCCTGGAGCAAATGGAATCATTTGCCAAGATACACCATATCATTGGGGTATTAGTGCAAATCTTAAAATAACTATAATCATCCAAGATAAGTTCTAACCATGATGAGATCAAACTATAAATCAACAACAAAAGGATAATAAGAAATTTTCCGAATgtgagttggtggcacatgcctttaatcccagcactcgggaggcagaggcaggtggatctttgtgagttcgaagacagcctggtctacaagagctagttccaggacaggctccaaagcaattcagagaaaccctgtctcgaaaaaaaacaaaacaagaaactctCCTAATTGTTAGAGATTGAGTGCCACATTTTAAATGACCCATAACAAACTGgcctagctcagtggtagaacacttctCCAGTATGCACATGGCTacaaattgttaaaaaataataaataatgataatgtcATTGGTCAAAAAGGAAACcccaatagaaatgaaaaatatatttagttaAGTGAAAACAAAAGTATAACATATACATATCTGTGATTCTCAGCTACAGAAATAATTGTTTCTTCAGAAAAGTTGATAGCACTAACAAAAAAATTCTTCAAATGGCTAATATGAGCCATCACATcaagaaacttttttaaaaaagcaaaatatctaGTAGAATTCACACATTATAAAGTTCgtacattatatgtatataactCAATAGTTTACTGTATCCACAGAGTTTCATAAGCATTCACATAATTTTAGAGCATTTTCATTGCCTCAAAAGAAACTCCATACTCATACTCCTGCATTCCCATCATACCCCTAGGACCAACAGCTACATGAATCCTCCTACTCTTTCTAAGAGTATGTCTATTTtggattattttatataaatgggaTGACATTCTACATGAATTTTTGCAACTGGTTTCTTTAATTGATTTCAAAACATCAACATTTTAATATATAGTACATATTGTACATatcatatttatgtgtatataatatatatttgttcCCTTTAGTGCAAAATATATTCCATATATGAACATACCATATTTTATTTACCCATTCAGCTAGCAGGCTTTAAGTTGATGATCTTGCTTTCTAGTTGTCACGAATAAAGTTGCTATGACCACaagtatatacatttttttttttggttttttgaaacagggtttctctgtgtagctttggagcctatcctggcactcgctctggagaccagactggcctcaaactcacagcgatctgcctgcctctgcctcccgagtgctgggattaaaggcgtgcaccaccaacgcctggcaagtatatacattttttaaatattttatgtgtattggtgtttggcctgcatgcatttctgtgctccacatgtgtgcagtgcatgtggaagccagaagaggtcatttcccctggaactggagttacagatggtcatgagttaccacatggatgctggaatcaaatcttggtcctctggaagagcagcagtgctcttaaccactgagacagctCTCTAGCCCCCAGTGTGTACATTTTGTATAATCGTATATGTTTTAACTTCTCTTAGGTATGTATCTGGGAGTGAAATGGAGGGACCACATGTCCCTCCACATTGAATATTTGAGGAATTGCAGACTGTTTTCAAAGCAGGAATACCAGTTTACATTCTTTCCAGAAGTTTAGGGTTTCTCAGTGTTGCCTTCCAATACATCTGTCTGTCTAAGTACAGACACACAGGTACATATGAAATGGTATCTAGCTGTGGGTTTCACTGAAATACTATTATAAGCTGAAGTATACACATATCACATGTCCTgacaaaacaaaccttttccaAAAGTCTGCACATAAGAGCTCAGCAGACAAAGGCACCTGATGCCAAGCCTGGCCACCTGAATTCAGTCTTCAAGTCCCATATGGTAGCAGGGAAAGCTgactcccacaaactgtccttCAGCCTCCACTTGCGCAAGCTGGCACACTGACCCCCACCATAATAAAGAAGCAAATGCCATTTTAAAaccattaaaaagagaaaaagtcttCACATGAATATTTTAGAAGTTTTATACAGAAAAGCCAAAGAATGGAAATCATCACTATTGTACCCAAACTAAACTGTGGCAAGATATAGAAACATACTACTGTAATATATAGCACTTTGGAGGGATCACAGGGGTGTTAAGATGAGTAAAAAATAGAGCTCCCAACATCACATACTGCATCTGTTTATgtaacagtctcaaaaaaacgaGGAAGTTATGCTGATGGAGACAAAAACAACAATGGCATCCTATCAGAGGTTAGAGTTGGAGGCCATATATAGTTTCCTTGTGTAGTGATGGGATAGTTCTATACCCTTATCAAGTTTTACGAACCTGTGTATATGATCAGTTTCCATATAACCATATGCCAAGATGagtacatgtaattttttttttttttttggtttttcgagacagggtttctctgtgtagctttggagcctatcctggcactcgctctggagatcaggctgaccttgaactcacagagatccgcctgcctctgcctcccaagtgctgggattaaaggcgtgtgtcaccaacgcccggcgagtaCATGTAATTAATGGTAATATCCCAATAAAGTCTTCAGTAACTTAGTGGTGTTGAACCAAAGTCAGTCACTGGATGTAATACAGTATCACTAAAAGACATTCTTACTATAGAAAGCTGCATGATGAATGTTCCAGAAGGCTACTAGTCTCACAACCCTCAAGCCTTCATCCTGACATTTTGCTGCAGCCTACCACCTTGAAGAAAGCCCTTTTCACATCTTTATTACGAAGGCTGTAGATGATGGGGTTGAGGAAGGCAGAGATGACATTATAGAAGAGAGCTAGCTTCTTGTCCTCTTCTGGAGAGGACTCAGAGCCAGGTCTCATATACATAATCATACATGGGATCGAGAACATGGTGACCACAGTGATGTGGGAAGCACAGGTGGAAAAGGCCTTGATCCGCCCTTGAGTTGAGCGGATCCTCAAAATGGCAGCAAAGATATTGATGTAGACGACAATGATGAGGGAGAGTGGGACCAAGAGAAGGATGAAGCCTAGGATGAAGTCCACCTGGTCATTGAGAGAGGTGTCTGCACAAGCCAACTTCAGGACAGCAGGTACTTCACAGAAGAAGTGGTTGATCTCATTGGGGCCACAATAGGGAAGAATCATAGCAGAAACGGTATATATCAGGGCACAGCTGataccccagaacccacaaaaggCTACCAGTGACCCACGCAGCAAAGGGTTCATGATAACTTTGTATCTGAGAGGATGGCAAATGGCCACATACCTATCATAAGCCATGATTGCAAAAAGCCATGATTCAGTGATTCCCAGCATCAGAAAGATGTACATCTGAGCCACACATCCAATATAGGAAATGGTCTTCTTCTCAGAGACCAGATGTACCAGCATCTGGGGCACTGTGGTGGTAACATAGCCCATATCCAGAATGGAtaagacactgaggaaaaaatacatgggtgtgtggaggcgGGAATCCATGTGTATCAAGGTGATGATGAGCCCATTGCCTAGGAGGGTGATAAGgtagagaagaagaaagacaccAAACAGAATGCCATTTATCTTCGTGTCACTAGAGAATCCTAGAAGAACAAACTCAGTAAGAGAGCTGTGATTTCTCCAGAGGAAGTCCTGCATCCTTCTCctgttgcaaaaataaaaataaaaataaaacggAACTGTCACTCATGAAAGAGAAGCCCCCAGATGCCAGTCTTGCTGTCATTCATACAATAGGTGCACCAAACACGAAGAGCAATGCCAAGTATATCTAGGGGTCGCACAGAGCTGGGAACcagagttttaaagagaatttccATTTAATATGAAGCAGCAGCATGCTCCTTTTCTATCTTTCAATTCCAGCTTGTTCTGAGATGCAAAATTGTGAGACCCACATTTCAAAATGGAGAATTTTCTAAAAGAATGGGGAGGATACCCAAAAAATAATGTCTTCTAACTTATGGTCCATACAGCTTAAGATGTTATTGGAAGAACTGGTTGTTAAAGAGGACAGAATTTGTGTGCAACTAACACCAAATGTCAAACTTGCCTTCCTTCATTTTGGGGGGACCATCCCCAAATTGACTTTAGTTGAACAGCTCAAAAAACTTAATGGGCACCCTCAAATGTGAGAGACATGGCTCTCAGCTTGACTCCCTGGCATGGCAGAAGAATAACTGTTATTGAAAATAATATCCCATCAATTAGTCAAAGTCACATGCTTTCATGGTCTACAGGTAAATGACAAGGACAAGGCAATAAGTAAAGGATGATGACCTATGGCTTTCCCAAAtggaagagacactgtgacctaCAGAACATAGAGATGCTGCCTAGAGAATAccaagaaagataaatataaaggaaaatgtctgAGAACAAAGCAAGTGTTGTTCTGAAACTGGCCCAAGAAGAGAAGATATGTTTCTTCAAATGATCAACAATGAGACAGGTTGAGGTCTTTTCACAGAAAAAATAGAGGGTAACTGTGTAACACATTTAATGTggtgaagagggagagagagaagagagagggaagggaaggaatggaagaCATAAGAAAGGAAAGATGAGGAATGTGCACTGAGGAAGAATGCAAACTACCAAGCTAGAACTCAGTGAATGAGCCCTTTGGAAATCAAAGTTGTTGTCTCTCAGATGAAGGCCGGTCATTGATTACCAAAGACCCATAGCGAAAGATGCTCCAAAGaacttcttctttttgtttgtttttgtttttgtttgtttgttttgagactgggtttctctgtgcagccctggctgccctggaactcactctgtaaagcagcctggcctcaagctcacaagcctgcctctgcctcccgagtgctgggactaaaggagctcaccactgcccggcttcaaAGAACTTCTTTAGTCCGAAGGAAAACAGTCCTCTGTGGAGCACAGAACTGAAAGGGAGAATGAAAAGTATAGAGTTGATGTGTGAGCAAAGATGGTAGAATATTgactatttaaaacaacaaaaataacatcaaACACAtcagagagaatgtgtgtgagagagacagagacagagagaggagtcAAGGATGCATCTGTACAGCATATACGACTTTCTAAAGAGTGTGGATGACTATGTTCTTGGtttatatattaattacaatatatgtattttatatattatgttcatctttgtgtctatgtgtctatagAACATGTAACAAAATATCTCAAAGAATAGTAGGGAAATGTTTGGGAAGAGGTGACACACTAATTCAAGCAAGCCTGGAATAGGCCTACATCCCTAAAGTGTTCTTCTGTAAAAGAATGGGTAACATTCCAGTTTTGCAAGCCCCAGACAGTCACTATTGCATGATCACACAACAATGTGTTGGTCAATGATGGGTCCCATGTATATTGACGACCTCCTAAGATTACAAGAGAACTAAAGAATCCCTGATGCCCGGTGTCTTTATTGCTAGCTGCTGTACAGCAATGCCTTGTTCAGATACCCATGGCGATGCTCTGTAAGTGAACTCACTGTACTGCTAGGCAAATAAAAGCACAGAACATGTAACGATGACAAATAGGTAACACTTGAAATCATGATGAACAGCTAACTCCATTACTGTTTATGTGCTTGGTATTCTACACCTTTGAATCATTATTATAAAGTTCATTGCTACTTATAAAATGTTTAGTGCAAAGAACCTGTTGTCTTACAGAGTACACCATTGCAAAACACAGTGTCACAGAGCATCGTAGAGTACAATACATCCTAAAACACATTGTCAAAGAGTGTTATAGAGTACACTGTGTCATAGAGCATGGTGTATCATGGAGTATCATAGAGCACTCTGCCTTACAGAGCACACTGTGTTATAGAGCAGATGTGCCATACAGCACACCTTCATAACTTATCAGTGAGAATGCTGCTTCACAGGGCACACGGCGTCATAGAGCACGCTGCGTCATAGAGCACACACTATGTCAAAGGGCATGCTGTGATATAGAGCACACTGTGTCATAGGGCATGTTATGCTGTGTTTGCAGTAGCTTCACACATCTCATGGTTACCATATTCTTCAAACAAGTCATGAGGCTGCTTCAAGTGTTGATCTGTATACCCTCTAGGTTTGCGTAAATATACCCTATAAACATCACACAATGAAAATTTCTCAAACTGTATCCACGTAgtggaacatttaaaaaaactgggctggttttctttttaagatttatttatattttaagcgtatgggtattttgcctgcatgtctgtatgtgcactgcctatgtgcctggtgcccagggaggtcaTAAGAAAacagcagatcccctggaactagtgttccagatggctgtgagccaccacatgggcacCGGGGACTGAAGCCAGgtccacctctccagcccacctcatacactatatttttaaaactctttaaaaatgtaaagggtACCAACCCTTGCTCTAGAataagaaccaaaaaaaaaaaaccctgaaacaaCAGAATTCAAAGTATCAGTTACATACATTATTAAAAGTTAAacgaatatttaaaaaatcttgacTAACTCCAaagaaagataataataataataataataataataataataataataataataataatgtttgatAAAGAATCTAAGTTAGATTAGTTGAGAAGCAtcctaatgaaaattttaaaacactagGGAGAAAAAACCTTGAAGAAGATGCCAGAAGATAGAAAGACCTCCCATGGTAATGAACTGGGAGAATCAATGGCTGTGCTACCAAAAGCAATGTGTAGAGTCACCTCAATCTCAATCCTCATGCTGTtctccacagaaagagaaaaacacatcctTAAAATTCATGTGGAGGCACAAAATACCCTGAATAGCTGAAGCAATCAAAAAAGAATCAAATGTCACCATTTCTGATTCAAAGTTCTACTACAGAAACGTAGTAACAAAAGCAGCATAGTGGTTctgagttatttttctattgctttagCAAAACATCACAGCCAAAgaaagttataaaagaaagcatttaatttgtcCTATGGTTCCAGAGAGCTAgtgtccatgatggcagagtggAGGAACAGCTAAGAATTCACAAGTAGGAGATAAAGCTAACTAGAAATGTtctgagtcctttttttttttcacctaaaATTCACTCCGTAGAccaagactgacctcaaactcagagatctgcctgcctctgcctcccgagttctgggattaaaggtgtgcaacaacACCACCTGgcattttttatgaattttttgaaacctcaaatcccatctCCAGTGATATACCGTCTCCAATCAGGCCACATAAACTGAGAAAAATTAGTTCCActggctggggaccaagtattcaaacatatgagccacAGTATTGGACAAAGACAGACCACAGAGCAGTGGAATGTCACAGAGGATTCAAAGATAAACATGCATAACCACAGCCATCTGAATATTGACAAAGgcaacaaaaatatatattgcaAAAATTGTATCTCCATTCAGAATAATGAAACTAGATCACTGTCTCTCACCCTTCATAAAAATAAACCCCATTTGGATCATAGAACTTTAACATTAAATGtgaaactctgaaactgctactagaaaaaggcaggaaaaacatacagacacagaatTTCTCAACAGGACTCCAGTCTCTCAGAGAATAATGCCAACAAGTGACAAATGGAAccttatgaaatgaaaaatactcTGTACCTTCAAGGAAAGTTAATCAAGTTAGGTGTGGTGGCGAACACTTGTAATCTCAggcagcagaaacaggaggattattGCAAGTTTGATTGAGGTCAACCTGGACCACATAGCAAGATGCTGTCAAAAAAGGGAAGCAATTaatggaggcagagatagaaaaTCTTTGCTGGCTATACATCTGACAtaggattaatatctagaatatacaaaggaCTAAAGAACTGAATAACAAAAAAGTCAAATGACCTAATAAATGTGATAATGAAgtgaacagacagttctcaaaagatggaGTGCAAATGGTCAATAATCACTGGAAAGATTTTGATTAGCCATCAGAG
This DNA window, taken from Cricetulus griseus strain 17A/GY chromosome 2, alternate assembly CriGri-PICRH-1.0, whole genome shotgun sequence, encodes the following:
- the LOC100769676 gene encoding olfactory receptor 2A12; translated protein: MQDFLWRNHSSLTEFVLLGFSSDTKINGILFGVFLLLYLITLLGNGLIITLIHMDSRLHTPMYFFLSVLSILDMGYVTTTVPQMLVHLVSEKKTISYIGCVAQMYIFLMLGITESWLFAIMAYDRYVAICHPLRYKVIMNPLLRGSLVAFCGFWGISCALIYTVSAMILPYCGPNEINHFFCEVPAVLKLACADTSLNDQVDFILGFILLLVPLSLIIVVYINIFAAILRIRSTQGRIKAFSTCASHITVVTMFSIPCMIMYMRPGSESSPEEDKKLALFYNVISAFLNPIIYSLRNKDVKRAFFKVVGCSKMSG